One region of Rhodocaloribacter litoris genomic DNA includes:
- the menE gene encoding o-succinylbenzoate--CoA ligase — MNAFLPIPASGMPACPVRFHAGHRPKATAVVQGGMSVSYARLDRLVEGTAAALRQAGVDPGARVALCFPRGLDYLVLLVALLRTGAVAVPLSTRLPGDAVRAAVRSVGARWLVTTAALSLEEGRVLAPGDLVRPARVGRVTRPKPLAGVPDAVLDVERPATVVFTSGSTGRPRAAVHAFRQHYFSALGSQANLPLAPGDRWLLSLPLYHVGGLAIVFRCLLAGATVVLPARDEPMGEALRKYDVTHVSMVATQLYRLLRETTATHRALPPSLRAVLLGGGPASSALIDEALNREVPLHTSYGLTEMASQVTTTPPGAPPDKLRTAGRVLPWREVKIDPGGEILVRGATRFDGYLVEAGIEPAFDGDGWFHTGDLGRLDDDGYLHVIGRKDNMFISGGENIHPEEIEAALHELEGVRRAVVVPVPDAEFGARPVAFVDGETGRIPRWRERLAERLPRFKLPVAFYAWPEHAPVAGFKVNRPAFRRLAEELHAERGPAPPGV, encoded by the coding sequence ATGAATGCTTTTCTTCCCATACCGGCGAGCGGGATGCCGGCGTGTCCGGTGCGTTTTCACGCCGGGCATCGCCCGAAGGCGACGGCCGTCGTGCAGGGCGGCATGTCCGTGTCGTATGCACGGCTGGACCGGCTCGTGGAGGGGACGGCGGCGGCGCTGCGGCAGGCCGGCGTCGATCCCGGCGCACGGGTGGCGCTCTGCTTTCCTCGCGGGCTCGACTACCTCGTGCTGCTGGTGGCGCTGTTGCGCACGGGTGCCGTGGCCGTGCCGCTGAGCACCCGGCTACCCGGAGACGCCGTCCGGGCGGCCGTGCGGTCGGTCGGAGCCCGGTGGCTCGTGACGACGGCGGCGCTGTCGCTGGAGGAGGGACGGGTGCTTGCCCCCGGCGACCTGGTCCGCCCGGCACGGGTAGGCCGTGTTACGCGGCCGAAGCCGCTCGCGGGCGTTCCCGACGCCGTGCTGGACGTCGAGCGCCCGGCGACCGTGGTGTTCACCTCGGGCAGCACCGGCCGTCCGCGGGCGGCGGTGCACGCGTTCCGGCAGCACTACTTCAGCGCGCTGGGCTCCCAGGCCAACCTGCCGCTGGCACCCGGCGACCGCTGGCTGCTCTCGCTGCCCCTCTACCACGTCGGCGGGCTGGCCATCGTGTTTCGGTGCCTGCTGGCCGGAGCCACGGTGGTGCTGCCCGCACGCGACGAACCGATGGGCGAAGCCCTGCGTAAGTATGACGTGACGCACGTGTCGATGGTCGCCACCCAGTTGTACCGGCTGCTGCGGGAGACGACAGCCACGCACCGTGCCTTGCCGCCGTCGCTGCGGGCCGTGTTGCTCGGCGGCGGGCCTGCGTCCTCTGCCCTGATCGATGAGGCCCTGAACCGGGAAGTACCCCTGCATACCAGCTACGGACTCACGGAGATGGCTTCCCAGGTGACGACAACGCCCCCCGGCGCACCTCCGGACAAGCTGCGTACCGCCGGCCGGGTACTGCCCTGGCGCGAGGTGAAGATCGACCCCGGCGGGGAGATCCTCGTCCGGGGGGCAACGCGCTTCGACGGTTATCTCGTGGAAGCGGGCATCGAGCCGGCCTTCGACGGAGACGGGTGGTTCCACACCGGCGACCTGGGCCGGCTCGACGACGACGGATACCTGCACGTGATCGGGCGAAAGGACAATATGTTCATCTCCGGCGGGGAAAACATCCATCCCGAGGAGATCGAGGCGGCCCTGCACGAGCTCGAAGGGGTCCGCCGGGCGGTCGTCGTGCCGGTTCCGGATGCCGAGTTCGGGGCGCGGCCGGTGGCGTTCGTCGACGGCGAAACCGGCCGGATCCCCCGGTGGCGGGAACGGCTCGCCGAGAGGTTGCCCCGCTTCAAACTCCCGGTGGCTTTCTATGCCTGGCCCGAGCATGCGCCGGTCGCGGGCTTCAAGGTGAACCGCCCGGCGTTCCGCCGCCTGGCCGAAGAGCTCCATGCGGAACGCGGCCCGGCCCCGCCCGGGGTTTAA
- a CDS encoding GNAT family N-acetyltransferase has translation MITTAKRELAGERVRFTPLQMENIYKHFAWNNDPELNMLDSELPYVEESFGEFKRRFEEMLEHPEPNSQDFEVHAEDGTLIGVAEMTHISEHNRHCNLTLTICDRAYWGKGYGRDAMQALLAYCFRTLRMHRVMAEAFDYNDAWKRLVEGMGFKKEGTLRDFVFRQGRYWDKHVYALLESEYRA, from the coding sequence ATGATTACGACGGCAAAGCGCGAGCTGGCGGGCGAACGCGTCCGGTTTACCCCGCTCCAGATGGAAAATATCTACAAGCATTTTGCCTGGAACAACGACCCGGAGCTGAACATGCTCGACAGCGAGCTCCCCTACGTGGAGGAGTCGTTCGGGGAGTTCAAGCGACGCTTCGAGGAGATGCTGGAGCATCCCGAGCCCAACAGCCAGGATTTCGAGGTGCATGCCGAGGACGGTACCCTCATCGGCGTGGCCGAGATGACCCACATCAGCGAGCACAACCGGCACTGCAACCTGACGCTGACGATCTGCGACCGGGCCTACTGGGGCAAGGGCTACGGCCGGGACGCCATGCAGGCCCTGCTCGCCTACTGCTTCCGCACCCTGCGGATGCACCGCGTCATGGCCGAGGCCTTCGACTACAACGACGCCTGGAAACGTCTCGTCGAAGGAATGGGCTTCAAAAAGGAAGGGACGTTGCGGGACTTCGTCTTCCGGCAGGGACGCTACTGGGACAAGCACGTCTACGCCCTGCTCGAATCGGAATACCGGGCTTGA
- a CDS encoding PP2C family protein-serine/threonine phosphatase codes for MDGHTILVVEDEYTLRRLLEYRLGKLYRVRTAANGEEALEQIAEQLPDLIISDIMMPKMDGFALQAALQERRETRAIPFIFLTAKADEQSRLRGMRTGVDDYITKPFDIEQLLVRVERLLERTHYYRNQLDERIGQDFSRRLMPKKLPQASGYRTFFHNQPREHGGGDLFDWMEARPGVYFITIGDVMGKGLQAKFYAFSFLAYMRSILHALISTTDSPAELMTRMNQVLMDDPPMEETFASLLLMRWEPERNTVTYANAGHCRPLLVLRDQARVIEYSDLVLGLNPHATFKDTTFELPPNSALLTYTDGIVEQRMRTGEMLGENGLASFLPPALGKPQPIEWLLNELLQQSEAPEFQDDILVFWLERMKQPEEQRSGPRWFSPFLDTTEAKP; via the coding sequence ATGGATGGACATACCATTTTAGTCGTCGAAGACGAGTACACCCTGCGGAGGTTGCTGGAGTACCGCCTCGGCAAGCTCTACCGTGTCCGCACGGCGGCGAACGGGGAGGAAGCCCTCGAGCAGATCGCCGAACAGTTGCCGGACCTGATCATCTCGGACATCATGATGCCGAAGATGGACGGGTTCGCCCTGCAGGCCGCCCTGCAGGAACGGCGGGAGACGCGCGCCATTCCCTTCATCTTCCTGACGGCCAAAGCCGACGAGCAGAGCCGGCTCCGGGGCATGCGCACCGGCGTCGACGACTACATCACGAAACCGTTCGACATCGAGCAGCTCCTCGTCCGCGTCGAACGGCTGCTCGAACGCACCCATTACTACCGGAACCAGCTCGACGAGCGCATCGGCCAGGACTTCTCCCGGCGCCTGATGCCCAAGAAACTGCCGCAGGCCTCCGGCTACCGCACCTTCTTCCACAACCAGCCGCGCGAGCACGGCGGCGGCGACCTCTTCGACTGGATGGAAGCCCGGCCCGGCGTCTACTTCATCACCATCGGCGATGTGATGGGCAAAGGCCTGCAGGCAAAGTTCTATGCCTTCAGCTTCCTGGCCTACATGCGGAGCATCCTGCACGCGCTGATCTCGACGACCGACTCCCCGGCCGAGCTCATGACGCGGATGAACCAGGTGCTCATGGACGATCCGCCCATGGAGGAAACCTTTGCCTCCCTGCTGCTGATGCGGTGGGAGCCCGAGCGTAACACCGTCACCTACGCGAACGCGGGCCACTGCCGTCCCCTGCTCGTACTGCGCGACCAGGCCAGGGTGATCGAATACAGCGACCTGGTCCTCGGGCTCAACCCCCATGCCACGTTCAAGGACACCACGTTCGAACTGCCCCCGAACAGCGCCCTGCTCACCTACACCGACGGCATCGTCGAGCAGCGGATGCGTACGGGCGAGATGCTGGGTGAAAACGGGCTGGCGTCTTTCCTCCCGCCGGCCCTCGGAAAACCCCAGCCCATCGAATGGCTCCTGAACGAACTGCTTCAGCAGAGCGAGGCACCGGAATTCCAGGACGACATCCTCGTCTTCTGGCTGGAACGCATGAAGCAGCCCGAGGAACAGCGCTCCGGCCCCCGCTGGTTCTCCCCTTTCCTCGACACGACCGAGGCCAAACCCTGA
- a CDS encoding ATP-binding protein: MDIVHHRFRDLNTIIDHVHGLFDRWNAENRFPPAFPENARYLLRQVVHEWIANLVQHADFHDREPEIHIDIQPNGRNVHCVIEDNSDGFDLNTNLRIREAMLEKLPERGMGLLMMERCTEDLVYYRAHNGHFRLEFSVSADKDPWMDIPF, translated from the coding sequence ATGGACATCGTACACCACCGCTTTCGCGACCTGAACACGATCATCGACCACGTCCACGGTCTCTTCGACCGCTGGAACGCGGAGAACCGCTTCCCTCCGGCGTTCCCGGAAAACGCGCGGTATCTGCTGCGGCAGGTGGTCCATGAATGGATCGCCAACCTCGTCCAGCATGCCGACTTCCACGATCGCGAACCGGAGATCCACATCGACATCCAGCCGAACGGGCGCAACGTCCATTGCGTGATCGAGGACAACTCGGATGGGTTCGACCTGAACACCAACCTCCGGATCCGCGAGGCGATGCTGGAAAAACTGCCCGAGCGCGGTATGGGGCTCCTGATGATGGAACGATGTACGGAGGATCTGGTCTATTATCGCGCCCACAACGGACATTTTCGCCTGGAATTTTCCGTCTCCGCAGATAAAGACCCATGGATGGACATACCATTTTAG
- a CDS encoding STAS domain-containing protein, with translation MNVSTMNFSVEPCTQETVIIRVGKALDFRNAAEFKTVCQEQVRSGVRNFILDFTDTGILDSTGLGSIFSLYRQVSPLEGQVVFASVSRPVQVVVQLTRTYKVFRQFPTVEAAREAVL, from the coding sequence ATGAACGTATCCACAATGAATTTTTCGGTCGAGCCCTGCACCCAGGAAACCGTTATCATCCGCGTCGGGAAGGCGCTGGATTTTCGCAACGCCGCCGAATTCAAGACCGTCTGTCAGGAGCAGGTGCGTTCCGGCGTGCGCAACTTCATCCTCGACTTTACCGACACCGGCATCCTCGACTCGACGGGGCTGGGGTCGATCTTTTCCCTCTACCGGCAGGTCTCGCCGCTCGAAGGGCAGGTGGTCTTCGCGTCGGTTTCGCGCCCGGTGCAGGTGGTCGTTCAGTTGACGCGCACCTACAAGGTGTTCCGCCAGTTCCCCACGGTCGAGGCCGCCCGCGAGGCGGTCCTGTAA
- the asd gene encoding aspartate-semialdehyde dehydrogenase: MENKLRVGILGATGAVGQKFIEWLDGHPWFEVTALIASERSAGKPYREAVNWIGSRPIPEAIAAMPVESATTLPDCDFVFSGLDASVAGELERRFAEAGYPVISNARNYRMHDDVPLLIPEINPDHTKLIEQQRWGEGFIVTNPNCSTVGLVCALKPLVDRFGVEAVQVTTLQALSGAGYPGVPSLDILGNVVPFIKGEEEKIASEPKKLLGTLKEGRVEPFPVTISAQCTRVPVLEGHLECVSVRLKRKADVADVREAFLSFESPLAGLDLPSAPARLLEVFDDPAFPQPRRHAELGRGMTVSVGRIRPCEVMDVKFVALVHNTLRGAAGGAVLNAELLVRQGYLAARTRGKRQPTIPALA, encoded by the coding sequence ATGGAAAACAAGCTACGCGTCGGAATCCTGGGCGCCACGGGCGCCGTCGGGCAGAAGTTCATCGAGTGGCTGGACGGTCATCCCTGGTTCGAGGTGACGGCCCTGATCGCTTCGGAGCGTTCGGCCGGAAAGCCGTACCGGGAGGCGGTCAACTGGATCGGCAGCCGCCCGATCCCGGAAGCAATTGCCGCCATGCCGGTCGAAAGTGCCACCACCTTGCCCGACTGTGACTTCGTCTTCTCCGGGCTGGATGCCTCCGTGGCGGGCGAACTCGAACGCCGCTTCGCCGAGGCCGGCTATCCGGTGATCTCGAACGCACGGAACTACCGCATGCACGACGACGTGCCCCTGCTGATTCCGGAGATCAACCCCGACCACACGAAACTGATCGAGCAACAGCGCTGGGGCGAGGGGTTCATCGTGACGAACCCGAACTGCTCGACCGTCGGGCTCGTCTGTGCCCTGAAGCCGCTCGTGGACCGGTTCGGCGTCGAGGCGGTGCAGGTGACCACGTTGCAGGCCCTCTCCGGCGCCGGGTATCCGGGGGTCCCCTCGCTCGACATCCTGGGGAACGTGGTGCCGTTCATCAAGGGGGAGGAGGAGAAGATCGCCTCCGAGCCGAAGAAGCTGCTCGGCACCTTGAAGGAGGGCCGGGTGGAGCCGTTCCCGGTCACCATCAGCGCACAGTGCACCCGGGTGCCGGTGCTCGAAGGCCACCTCGAATGCGTCTCGGTGCGGCTGAAACGGAAAGCCGACGTGGCCGACGTGCGCGAGGCCTTCCTTTCCTTCGAAAGCCCGCTGGCCGGGCTGGACCTGCCCAGCGCCCCGGCGCGTCTGCTCGAGGTGTTCGACGATCCGGCCTTTCCGCAGCCGCGCCGCCATGCCGAGCTCGGGCGCGGCATGACGGTGTCGGTCGGGCGCATCCGTCCCTGTGAGGTGATGGACGTCAAGTTCGTCGCGCTCGTGCACAACACCCTGCGCGGGGCGGCCGGTGGCGCCGTGCTCAACGCCGAGTTGCTCGTGCGGCAGGGCTACCTGGCCGCGCGTACGCGCGGCAAACGCCAGCCGACCATCCCGGCCCTGGCCTGA
- a CDS encoding GNAT family N-acetyltransferase, with amino-acid sequence MNTLIRIRKAERHDADAVARLWLQFLHEQAALDPRFGVAGDALVRWRNDYPQWLRDRHRRLFVGELKGEIIGFVTAQWWSPPPVYAETTEVFVNELYVRPEARGQGAGGRLLAAVKAWAEELGADRLRLAVLAANEAGQAFWQHHDARPFSVTMTMELEKKASAASRASRRIGF; translated from the coding sequence ATGAACACCCTGATCCGGATTCGCAAAGCCGAACGTCATGACGCCGACGCCGTGGCCCGCCTGTGGTTGCAGTTCCTGCACGAGCAGGCCGCGCTGGACCCGCGCTTCGGAGTGGCTGGCGATGCCCTCGTCCGGTGGCGCAACGACTACCCGCAATGGCTTCGCGACCGGCATCGCCGGTTGTTCGTGGGGGAGCTGAAGGGGGAGATCATCGGCTTCGTGACGGCCCAGTGGTGGTCGCCGCCGCCGGTCTATGCGGAAACCACCGAGGTCTTCGTCAACGAACTCTACGTGCGCCCGGAGGCCCGGGGGCAGGGGGCCGGGGGACGGCTCCTGGCCGCCGTGAAAGCCTGGGCGGAGGAACTGGGCGCCGACCGCCTCCGCCTGGCGGTGCTGGCGGCCAACGAGGCCGGGCAGGCTTTCTGGCAACACCACGACGCCCGCCCGTTCTCCGTCACGATGACCATGGAACTGGAGAAAAAGGCTTCGGCAGCCTCGCGGGCGTCGCGGCGCATCGGGTTTTAG
- a CDS encoding serine hydrolase domain-containing protein codes for MGGAVRAQPVDPVTAARIDSIFAAWDRPDAPGAAVAVLRRGEVVFEKGYGMANLEHDVPITPETVFMVASVSKQFTAFAVAMLAGEGRLSLDADIRTYLPEMHDFGTPITVRHLVHHTSGLRDEFDLLGMAGWRMDDVITKAHIVRLAAGQRELNFTPGDEYLYSNTGYTLLAEIVERVTGQSFREWTKEHLFDPLGMTQTHFHDDHEMLVPGRAQGYSRGEDGSYRVQVNNYASVGASSLHTTVRDLAKWLRNLDTGRVGGADVLAQVHRRGRLNNGDTLGYAFGLRVDEYLGHRRVGHAGWHRGYRTYTARFPEDDLAVIVLSNLEQFNPSERAMEVARLFLTPPPESLAVYTGTYVSPELDTAYTLVLEGDRLVARHRRNPDITLTFAGPDTFTTDAWFFEKLVFERSAGRITGFRASTTRVRNLFFERR; via the coding sequence GTGGGAGGGGCCGTCCGGGCCCAGCCGGTCGACCCGGTCACGGCCGCGCGGATCGACTCGATCTTTGCGGCGTGGGACCGGCCCGATGCGCCCGGGGCCGCCGTCGCCGTGCTGCGCCGCGGCGAGGTGGTTTTCGAAAAGGGCTACGGCATGGCCAACCTGGAGCACGACGTTCCGATCACCCCGGAGACGGTCTTCATGGTGGCTTCCGTCTCGAAGCAGTTCACCGCCTTCGCCGTGGCGATGCTGGCCGGGGAGGGGCGGCTCTCGCTCGATGCCGACATCCGAACATACCTGCCGGAGATGCACGATTTCGGCACGCCGATCACGGTCCGTCACCTGGTTCACCACACCAGCGGGCTGCGGGACGAGTTCGACCTGCTCGGCATGGCCGGGTGGCGCATGGATGACGTCATCACGAAAGCACACATCGTTCGCCTGGCGGCAGGACAGCGGGAACTCAACTTCACCCCCGGCGACGAGTACCTCTACTCGAACACCGGCTATACCCTCCTGGCCGAGATCGTCGAGCGGGTGACGGGGCAGTCGTTCCGGGAATGGACGAAAGAGCACCTCTTTGACCCCCTGGGAATGACGCAAACCCACTTTCACGACGATCACGAGATGCTGGTGCCCGGCCGCGCGCAGGGTTACAGCCGCGGGGAGGACGGCAGCTACCGGGTGCAGGTGAACAACTACGCGAGCGTCGGGGCCAGCAGCCTGCACACGACCGTCCGGGATCTGGCGAAGTGGTTGCGTAACCTCGACACGGGCCGGGTCGGCGGGGCGGATGTGCTGGCGCAGGTGCACCGGCGGGGCCGGCTCAACAACGGCGATACGCTCGGCTATGCCTTCGGCCTGCGGGTCGACGAGTACCTCGGGCACCGGCGGGTCGGGCATGCCGGCTGGCACCGGGGCTACCGCACCTACACCGCCCGCTTCCCGGAGGACGATCTGGCCGTCATCGTTCTCTCGAACCTGGAGCAGTTCAACCCGTCCGAACGGGCCATGGAGGTGGCCAGGCTCTTCCTCACGCCGCCGCCGGAGTCACTGGCGGTCTACACGGGCACCTACGTGAGTCCGGAACTGGACACGGCCTATACCCTCGTGCTCGAAGGCGACCGCCTCGTGGCCCGGCACCGCCGCAATCCCGACATCACGCTCACCTTTGCCGGCCCGGACACGTTCACCACCGACGCCTGGTTCTTCGAGAAGCTCGTCTTCGAGCGGTCGGCGGGGCGCATCACCGGGTTCCGGGCCTCGACCACCCGGGTGAGAAACCTCTTTTTCGAGCGGCGGTAA
- a CDS encoding TVP38/TMEM64 family protein: protein MREEPAAERSFGAAPVPAGATEWPGKRSAWRRVFTSKALYILLGLTALGVALLRWSEAYGGPGGLWETFGWWAPVLSVPLHALVAVTPLPSDIVGMANGALYGFWFGALLSWLGWYLASFGQYAIGRRARRDFDLDTWLARAPAWIRRLPVEHPLFLISSRFVPYAGGHLATLVPGAMRVPLRRYAWCTAVALVPQSMAMAGAGAGMMLLGS from the coding sequence ATGCGCGAAGAGCCCGCTGCCGAACGGTCGTTCGGCGCCGCGCCGGTGCCTGCCGGGGCCACCGAATGGCCCGGGAAACGATCCGCCTGGCGGCGTGTGTTTACGTCGAAGGCGCTCTACATCCTCCTCGGCCTGACGGCACTCGGTGTGGCGCTGCTGCGCTGGAGTGAAGCCTATGGGGGGCCCGGCGGGCTCTGGGAGACGTTCGGGTGGTGGGCCCCGGTGCTGTCGGTCCCGCTCCATGCGCTCGTGGCCGTCACGCCGCTGCCTTCGGACATCGTGGGCATGGCCAACGGCGCCCTCTACGGGTTCTGGTTCGGAGCGCTTCTGAGCTGGCTCGGCTGGTACCTGGCCTCGTTCGGGCAGTACGCGATCGGCCGCCGCGCCCGCCGTGACTTCGACCTGGACACCTGGCTGGCCCGCGCGCCGGCGTGGATCCGGCGTTTGCCGGTCGAACACCCCCTTTTCCTCATCTCGAGCCGCTTCGTTCCCTATGCCGGGGGGCACCTCGCGACGCTCGTCCCCGGGGCCATGCGGGTTCCGCTGCGCCGCTATGCCTGGTGCACGGCCGTCGCCCTCGTGCCGCAATCGATGGCCATGGCCGGCGCCGGTGCCGGGATGATGTTGCTCGGTTCCTGA
- a CDS encoding SMP-30/gluconolactonase/LRE family protein, with the protein MRSCLLCLIAGAMGWLACERAATPPPETVMPGWDAVQDSTHRVASVTGFAGPEAVRYDPEQDVFFVSNFNGGGNERDANGFISRVSPEGDVLDLRFMVGTDAHPLHAPRGMFITGDTLWAADADGLHGFDRHSGAHLAFVDFTGFAPGFLNDVTAGPDGALYVTDTGARRVYRRAGARVEVVLEDTTLAPNGITWDAASGRMLLAPWGGDQLFRAWQPGTDSLGVAGTGTGGHYDGIEVVAGRVLVASQTDSSLHVLEDGTSRPVIRTPGRPADIGIDTQRMRVAVPYVALNRVDIWQLPREN; encoded by the coding sequence ATGCGTAGCTGCTTGCTTTGCCTGATAGCGGGCGCGATGGGCTGGCTCGCCTGTGAGCGGGCCGCGACACCCCCGCCCGAAACCGTGATGCCGGGCTGGGACGCCGTGCAGGACTCGACGCACCGGGTCGCTTCGGTCACCGGCTTCGCTGGTCCGGAGGCCGTCCGGTATGATCCCGAGCAGGACGTCTTCTTCGTGTCGAACTTCAACGGAGGAGGGAATGAACGGGACGCCAACGGGTTCATCAGCCGGGTCAGCCCCGAGGGGGACGTGCTCGACCTCCGCTTCATGGTCGGGACCGACGCGCATCCCCTGCACGCTCCCCGCGGTATGTTCATCACCGGCGACACGCTCTGGGCGGCCGACGCGGACGGCCTCCACGGGTTCGACCGGCACAGCGGAGCCCACCTGGCCTTCGTCGACTTCACCGGTTTTGCGCCCGGCTTCCTGAACGATGTGACCGCCGGGCCGGACGGCGCCCTCTATGTGACGGATACGGGGGCACGACGGGTGTACCGGCGGGCCGGTGCGCGCGTCGAGGTCGTCCTCGAAGACACCACGCTGGCACCGAACGGAATCACCTGGGACGCCGCCAGCGGGCGGATGCTGCTGGCCCCCTGGGGCGGCGACCAGCTGTTCCGTGCCTGGCAGCCGGGCACGGACTCGCTGGGCGTGGCCGGAACCGGTACGGGAGGCCATTACGACGGGATCGAGGTCGTCGCGGGGCGGGTACTCGTGGCCAGCCAGACCGACTCCAGCCTGCACGTGCTGGAGGATGGCACCAGCCGCCCGGTCATCCGAACCCCCGGACGCCCCGCCGACATCGGCATCGACACGCAGCGGATGCGGGTGGCCGTCCCCTACGTCGCCCTCAACCGCGTCGATATCTGGCAACTGCCGCGGGAGAATTGA
- a CDS encoding DinB family protein, whose protein sequence is MNFNLSNSIAVLERTPVVLRALLAGLPREWTHRNEGPDTWSPFDIVGHLIDGEETDWMDRVRIILAQGPDRRFVPFDRFRHLQKNRGKALEELLDRFAVLRARNLREIRELQLNPEQLQLTGEHPAFGTVTLEQLLATWVTHDLGHLAQIARVMAKQYREAVGPWEAYLPVLHR, encoded by the coding sequence ATGAATTTCAACCTTTCGAACAGCATCGCCGTTCTGGAGCGCACGCCTGTCGTCCTGCGTGCCCTTCTGGCCGGTCTTCCCCGTGAGTGGACGCACCGCAACGAGGGTCCGGATACGTGGAGCCCCTTCGACATTGTCGGACACCTCATCGATGGCGAAGAGACGGACTGGATGGATCGGGTTCGCATCATCCTGGCCCAGGGCCCCGACCGGCGCTTCGTCCCCTTCGATCGCTTCCGGCACCTGCAGAAGAACAGAGGGAAGGCACTGGAGGAGCTCCTGGACCGTTTTGCGGTCCTGCGGGCACGAAATCTCCGGGAAATCCGGGAACTGCAACTGAACCCGGAACAGTTGCAGCTGACCGGCGAGCATCCGGCCTTTGGTACCGTCACGCTCGAACAGTTGCTGGCGACATGGGTGACACACGACCTCGGGCACCTCGCCCAGATCGCCCGCGTGATGGCGAAGCAGTACCGCGAAGCCGTGGGACCCTGGGAAGCCTACCTGCCGGTCCTGCATCGTTGA
- a CDS encoding endonuclease/exonuclease/phosphatase family protein, which translates to MTQLFLAALVLAATGLLTASAPAQPLRVMTFNIRYDNPQDGENAWPHRKERVASTIRFHGTDVAGLQEALRHQIDTLAAHLPAYAWLGVGRDDGHDGGEFSPIFYRKDRLIPVEHGTFWLSPTPDVPGSKGWDAALPRIATWAVFEDRTTGRRFLFMNTHFDHRGETARTESARLLAAHLAERAGTMPVVLAGDFNFTPDAPGYAILTEKLADARKHTETPPHGPEGTFTGFEAGTSTPRRIDYLFTGAGIRVLRYGVLAECEDGRYASDHLPVLAELLLAP; encoded by the coding sequence ATGACCCAGCTCTTCCTCGCCGCGCTCGTGCTGGCCGCAACGGGCCTCCTCACCGCTTCCGCACCGGCCCAGCCCCTGCGCGTGATGACGTTCAACATCCGCTACGACAACCCGCAGGACGGCGAAAACGCCTGGCCGCACCGTAAGGAACGCGTCGCCTCGACGATCCGCTTCCACGGGACCGACGTGGCCGGCCTCCAGGAAGCGCTCCGTCATCAGATCGACACCCTTGCCGCCCACCTGCCCGCCTACGCCTGGCTCGGCGTCGGGCGCGACGACGGGCACGACGGCGGCGAGTTTTCCCCGATCTTCTACCGGAAGGACCGGCTCATCCCCGTGGAGCACGGTACGTTCTGGCTCTCCCCCACTCCCGACGTGCCCGGCAGCAAGGGATGGGATGCCGCCCTGCCCCGCATCGCTACCTGGGCCGTGTTCGAGGACCGCACCACCGGCCGGCGCTTCCTCTTCATGAACACCCACTTCGACCACCGGGGAGAGACGGCACGCACCGAGAGCGCCCGCCTGCTCGCCGCCCACCTGGCGGAACGCGCCGGAACGATGCCCGTCGTGCTGGCCGGCGACTTCAACTTCACCCCGGACGCACCGGGCTATGCCATCCTGACCGAAAAGCTTGCAGACGCCCGGAAGCACACCGAAACGCCACCGCACGGGCCCGAAGGCACCTTCACCGGCTTCGAGGCCGGGACCTCTACTCCGCGCCGGATCGACTACCTCTTCACCGGCGCGGGCATCCGGGTGCTCCGCTACGGCGTGCTGGCCGAATGCGAAGACGGACGCTACGCCTCGGACCACCTCCCCGTCCTGGCCGAGCTGTTGCTGGCTCCTTGA